The genomic stretch GTAATAAATAGTCTTCTCTATCTACATGAATCGCCTGAAACCTTCCCTGAAATAGTGAACCCACCTTGTGATATCGGTTATTGATAGCCTTAGCATAGGACAGAGTAAACGCCTGCATCAGCTTAGAAAAACGATCTGTTGTGAGATAAACTAATAAGTGATAGTGGTTCGGCATCAGACAATAAGCGATAATATCGACACCATTAGTAATCAGATAGTGTCTTAATTGGCGTAAAAAATAAATATAGTTATCTCGCTCAAAAAAAATAAGCTGACGGTCATTACCTCGGTTATAAACGTGGTAGTAATTACCTGTTTGTAAGATAACTTGGC from Microcoleus sp. bin38.metabat.b11b12b14.051 encodes the following:
- a CDS encoding transposase, which gives rise to MPRRQVILQTGNYYHVYNRGNDRQLIFFERDNYIYFLRQLRHYLITNGVDIIAYCLMPNHYHLLVYLTTDRFSKLMQAFTLSYAKAINNRYHKVGSLFQGRFQAIHVDREDYLLHLTRYIHLNPVCANIVDKAEDWEFSSYQEYIDLRHGSLPKIDRVRSQFNSADTYRNFLEDLTSDRSIQHLTFEE